A region from the uncultured Campylobacter sp. genome encodes:
- a CDS encoding 4Fe-4S dicluster domain-containing protein, which yields MIKNRREAIKLLGGALGVFGAASLFADENSANSAGSEAQNLNEQNSVNSTGQNSAPNSIKQNSSEDSASLYLRPPGALAERGFRSSCIKCGQCVQVCPYHSIYLLDITHLFDIGTPVIDAKERGCYLCGALPCVLACPSGALSHETNEPKKVKMGIAVIENLDACLAYRGQVLKPDDLRLKPAKTEQERELNSALAAKEGKPCDLCASLCPYPQPLEAIAMIKANEHFAPQIRSACVGCGACAELCPARIIEIIPRADYKSIYEGKQ from the coding sequence ATGATAAAGAATAGACGCGAAGCGATAAAACTACTCGGCGGAGCGCTTGGAGTATTCGGGGCAGCGAGCTTATTTGCGGATGAAAATTCTGCAAATTCCGCGGGCAGTGAAGCGCAAAATTTAAACGAGCAAAATTCCGTAAATTCCACAGGACAAAATTCCGCGCCGAATTCCATAAAACAAAATTCTAGCGAGGATTCCGCCTCTTTGTATCTACGCCCGCCCGGAGCGCTAGCGGAACGCGGCTTCCGCTCTAGCTGTATCAAGTGCGGTCAATGCGTGCAGGTCTGCCCCTATCACAGCATCTATCTGCTTGATATCACGCATCTTTTTGACATCGGCACTCCCGTCATCGACGCCAAAGAGCGGGGCTGCTATCTTTGCGGCGCGCTTCCTTGCGTGCTCGCCTGTCCAAGCGGCGCACTCAGCCACGAGACGAACGAGCCCAAAAAGGTCAAAATGGGTATCGCCGTGATTGAAAATTTAGATGCCTGTTTGGCGTATCGCGGGCAGGTTTTAAAACCGGACGATCTGCGCCTAAAGCCCGCTAAGACCGAGCAAGAGCGCGAGCTAAACTCAGCGCTAGCGGCGAAAGAGGGCAAGCCCTGCGATCTATGCGCGTCGCTGTGCCCTTACCCGCAGCCGCTTGAAGCTATTGCGATGATAAAGGCGAATGAACATTTCGCCCCGCAGATCCGTAGCGCTTGCGTCGGCTGCGGTGCGTGCGCCGAGCTCTGTCCGGCGCGTATCATCGAGATAATCCCGCGGGCGGATTACAAATCAATCTATGAAGGAAAACAATGA
- a CDS encoding nitrous oxide reductase accessory protein NosL → MKFPLILAAFIALCGAAEMQNSAAQSSGSAQNLGMPDSTGSGSAQNSKSVRGPAWLKDVNLTCAKYGIDTSAHPEFRAYARLKDGSALAFASPKAMFAYFFESGSSDANFNGASAGANSASKNPASGNFGRANSTNANFDGAELYVTDYASGEILRAQDAFYVFGSVLQSARGDDLITFARLRDAQDFMREKKGHKILQFREISAKLIDYLR, encoded by the coding sequence ATGAAATTTCCACTCATTTTGGCGGCATTTATAGCGCTTTGCGGCGCAGCGGAGATGCAAAATTCCGCGGCACAAAGCTCTGGCTCGGCGCAAAATTTAGGCATGCCTGATAGTACGGGCTCCGGCTCGGCGCAGAATTCTAAAAGTGTGCGCGGGCCCGCGTGGCTAAAAGACGTAAATCTCACCTGCGCCAAATACGGCATCGACACTAGCGCGCACCCTGAATTTCGCGCTTACGCAAGGCTTAAAGACGGCAGCGCGCTCGCGTTTGCTTCGCCTAAGGCGATGTTTGCGTATTTTTTTGAAAGTGGGAGCTCGGACGCAAATTTTAACGGAGCTTCCGCTGGAGCAAATTCTGCGAGCAAAAATCCCGCTAGCGGCAATTTCGGCAGGGCAAATTCCACGAACGCAAATTTCGACGGCGCGGAGCTTTACGTCACCGATTACGCAAGCGGCGAAATTTTGCGGGCGCAGGACGCGTTTTATGTTTTCGGCAGCGTGCTGCAAAGCGCCAGAGGCGACGATCTCATTACGTTTGCGAGACTGCGCGACGCGCAGGACTTCATGCGCGAGAAAAAGGGGCATAAAATTTTGCAGTTTCGCGAAATCTCCGCTAAGCTAATCGATTATCTAAGATGA
- a CDS encoding NapH/MauN family ferredoxin-type protein, giving the protein MDKYNSRCTIKNTSFFSTFALKNKSGKWRPSIRALRYATVFLVHLLFVLSFRADIQILEGDISGSRILGFHLADPFATLEVIAAHKDLPINLLIGSGTILLFYFIAGGKAFCSWICPYGALSEIGEKLHNTLIAKHVIKERTLPRGMRYVIWAAFLALSAITDLLVFEIFNVVGILSRLIIYGFSLAGLWIVFVFLLEVFFSRRAWCAHLCPLGSTYSLAAKASLSKIIWDKSRCDHCGVCQDVCFVSHVLDITKKKASENLGDKSKFMLKGIDCTLCGRCIDVCHQDALSIGNKLKDMI; this is encoded by the coding sequence TTGGATAAATATAATTCGCGATGCACGATCAAAAATACGAGCTTTTTCTCGACATTCGCGCTTAAAAATAAAAGCGGCAAATGGCGTCCCAGCATTCGGGCGCTGCGCTACGCCACGGTATTTTTGGTGCATCTACTTTTCGTGCTTTCCTTTCGCGCGGATATTCAAATTTTAGAGGGAGACATCAGCGGCTCGCGAATACTTGGCTTTCACCTAGCAGATCCTTTCGCGACTCTTGAGGTGATCGCCGCGCACAAGGATCTGCCGATAAATTTGCTCATCGGCTCGGGCACCATTTTGCTGTTTTACTTCATCGCGGGCGGCAAGGCGTTTTGCTCGTGGATTTGCCCTTACGGAGCGCTTAGCGAGATCGGCGAGAAGCTGCATAATACGCTAATTGCCAAGCACGTCATCAAGGAGCGCACCCTGCCTCGCGGTATGCGATATGTGATCTGGGCGGCGTTTTTAGCGCTAAGCGCGATTACCGATCTGCTCGTTTTTGAAATTTTTAACGTAGTTGGAATTTTATCGCGCCTCATCATCTATGGCTTCTCACTGGCTGGGCTTTGGATCGTTTTTGTATTTTTGCTCGAAGTATTTTTTAGCAGGCGAGCGTGGTGCGCGCATCTATGCCCGCTAGGAAGCACCTATTCGCTTGCGGCAAAAGCAAGCCTTAGCAAGATTATTTGGGATAAGAGCAGGTGCGACCACTGCGGCGTTTGCCAAGACGTCTGCTTCGTCTCGCATGTGTTAGACATCACCAAAAAAAAGGCGTCCGAAAACCTAGGCGATAAGAGCAAATTTATGCTAAAAGGGATCGACTGCACGCTGTGCGGACGCTGTATCGACGTGTGTCACCAAGACGCACTGAGTATCGGCAATAAGCTAAAAGATATGATCTAA
- a CDS encoding carbon monoxide dehydrogenase — MANDKIAKQKGSRKKAATDENSAANKGENFAADAVKSSAASIFDKSASTAKNSAANSMTSAPHARDKISKNRATGGNSCDECDCEAKNSASGYDDSASSASSTNFAAHSSTQSAGNAKKSAINSTINSMADSLTNSISNPAKSPSSKNRISCSHEHSDNSAIHSHLRDEDLVTHPHDQEENLAAYLHEYGANSAAYSHEHDEDSVISSHEHNKHNHDHKPHSHRAIIGFDEHGIPKVLVPAEASPHTHKDAHGNLFEHFHEAEFTADYMKALLEYKKTFPTKQEVLEKTPDPAVREMMLRMEQIGVDTAFDRFDKQMPMCSYGLSGVCCKICNMGPCKITKKADRGTCGADADLIVSRNLLRQVAAGVAQHGAHARELLLSLKWAAQGKLDLPIIGEYKIINTAKAFGIPTEGRELKEVAIELADTLLTDLSQSSGEYKTITALAPKERQEVWRKLDILPISAYNEVFEAYHRTGVGTDGDWRSVMQHLLRCGLAFTFTGVVAANIATDALFGVGDRVTSKSNMGALKKGWVNIAVHGHLPTLVSLIVEIGNSKEYQDKARAIGAQGIAFYGVCCSGLSAMYRNWGVVPLSNAVTAELVIGTGALDLWVADVQDVYPAIMDVANCFQTKVVTTSSSARLPGAEHIGYDHHHSNIAETRNLARKILDRALQSHEKRKGLPVYIPPYEVEAEVGFSVEFVHKHYGGMEPLAHALKSGEILGIVNMVGCTNPKVPYERAIIDVAQTLIENNVLILTNGCASFPLMKLGFCQKSAYKKAGASLRAFLEKDELPPVWHVGECIDNTRSSGIFAGIAGVLGKNLYELPLAFTSPEWANEKGVDASLGFRLMGIDSYHCVEYQIHGSANVIHFFKEGTRRALGSVMHVDTDPVALALKMVSDMRLKRKSLGWQ, encoded by the coding sequence ATGGCAAACGACAAAATCGCAAAACAAAAAGGCTCACGCAAGAAGGCTGCGACGGATGAAAATTCTGCTGCGAATAAGGGGGAAAATTTTGCCGCAGACGCGGTCAAAAGCTCCGCCGCATCCATTTTCGACAAAAGTGCAAGCACTGCTAAAAATTCTGCCGCTAATTCTATGACTTCCGCCCCACATGCTCGCGACAAAATTTCTAAAAATCGCGCCACAGGTGGGAATTCCTGCGACGAGTGCGACTGCGAAGCCAAAAATTCCGCGTCTGGCTACGATGATAGCGCAAGCTCTGCTTCAAGCACGAACTTTGCAGCGCACTCAAGCACTCAAAGCGCAGGCAACGCTAAAAAATCCGCAATAAACTCTACAATAAATTCCATGGCTGATTCTTTGACAAATTCCATCTCAAATCCTGCGAAGAGCCCAAGCAGCAAAAATCGCATCTCTTGCTCGCACGAGCATAGCGATAACTCCGCAATCCACTCGCATCTACGCGACGAAGATCTTGTGACCCACCCACACGATCAAGAAGAAAACCTCGCAGCTTATTTGCACGAATACGGCGCAAATTCTGCGGCGTATTCGCATGAGCACGACGAAGATTCCGTCATCAGCTCGCACGAGCACAACAAACATAACCATGATCACAAACCCCACTCTCATCGCGCGATTATCGGATTTGACGAGCACGGCATCCCAAAAGTTTTAGTGCCCGCAGAGGCTAGCCCTCACACGCATAAAGACGCGCATGGCAATCTTTTCGAGCATTTTCACGAGGCGGAATTTACGGCGGATTATATGAAGGCGTTGCTTGAATACAAAAAGACCTTCCCTACAAAGCAAGAAGTACTTGAGAAAACCCCCGATCCCGCCGTGCGTGAAATGATGCTTAGGATGGAGCAGATCGGCGTAGATACGGCGTTTGATCGCTTTGATAAACAGATGCCTATGTGTAGTTATGGACTTAGCGGGGTATGCTGTAAGATCTGTAATATGGGACCTTGCAAAATTACTAAAAAGGCCGATCGCGGCACTTGCGGTGCGGACGCCGATCTCATCGTATCGCGCAACCTACTGCGTCAAGTAGCTGCAGGCGTAGCTCAACACGGCGCGCACGCCAGAGAGCTTCTGCTGTCGCTAAAATGGGCGGCACAGGGCAAGCTAGATCTGCCAATCATAGGCGAATACAAAATCATCAATACCGCCAAAGCCTTTGGAATTCCAACTGAAGGCAGAGAGTTAAAAGAGGTAGCGATCGAGCTTGCCGATACGCTTTTGACAGATCTTTCGCAAAGCAGCGGCGAGTATAAAACCATCACTGCGCTCGCACCCAAGGAGCGTCAAGAAGTATGGCGGAAGCTAGATATCTTGCCGATTAGTGCGTATAACGAAGTCTTTGAGGCGTATCACCGAACGGGTGTAGGCACGGACGGAGACTGGCGCAGCGTGATGCAGCATCTTTTGCGCTGCGGGCTTGCTTTTACCTTCACCGGCGTAGTAGCTGCGAATATCGCTACGGATGCGCTATTTGGCGTAGGAGATCGCGTAACTTCCAAAAGCAATATGGGCGCACTTAAAAAAGGCTGGGTCAATATCGCCGTGCACGGACATCTGCCGACATTAGTAAGCCTAATAGTGGAGATCGGAAATTCTAAGGAGTACCAAGACAAGGCTCGCGCAATAGGAGCGCAGGGTATCGCATTTTACGGCGTGTGCTGTTCTGGGCTATCGGCGATGTATCGAAACTGGGGCGTCGTGCCGCTCTCAAACGCCGTAACTGCCGAACTCGTCATAGGCACGGGAGCGCTTGATCTGTGGGTCGCCGATGTCCAAGATGTCTATCCTGCGATCATGGACGTAGCTAACTGCTTCCAGACCAAGGTCGTTACCACAAGCTCATCAGCTAGGCTTCCCGGAGCCGAGCATATAGGCTACGATCATCACCATAGTAATATCGCCGAGACTAGGAATTTAGCGCGTAAAATTCTAGACCGCGCATTGCAATCTCACGAAAAGCGCAAGGGACTGCCGGTATATATCCCGCCGTATGAAGTCGAGGCTGAAGTGGGCTTTTCGGTAGAATTCGTCCATAAACACTACGGCGGCATGGAGCCGTTAGCGCACGCACTAAAAAGCGGTGAAATTTTAGGCATCGTAAATATGGTCGGCTGCACCAATCCTAAAGTGCCTTATGAGCGCGCTATCATAGATGTCGCACAAACCCTAATCGAAAATAACGTCCTAATCCTAACCAACGGCTGCGCGTCGTTCCCGCTAATGAAGCTGGGCTTTTGCCAAAAAAGCGCGTATAAAAAAGCAGGCGCGTCGCTGCGGGCGTTTTTAGAAAAAGATGAGCTTCCGCCGGTATGGCACGTGGGCGAGTGCATTGATAATACCCGCTCCAGCGGAATTTTCGCAGGTATCGCAGGAGTGCTAGGCAAAAATCTCTACGAGCTGCCGCTTGCTTTCACCTCTCCCGAGTGGGCAAACGAAAAGGGCGTCGATGCCTCGCTCGGATTCCGCCTAATGGGCATAGACTCATATCACTGCGTCGAGTATCAAATCCACGGCTCCGCAAATGTCATACACTTTTTCAAAGAGGGCACCAGGCGGGCGCTTGGCTCTGTGATGCACGTAGATACCGATCCGGTCGCGCTTGCGCTAAAAATGGTAAGCGACATGCGCTTAAAACGCAAATCCCTAGGCTGGCAGTAG
- a CDS encoding ABC transporter ATP-binding protein, with protein sequence MVKIESLDFGYVKSAPLTLRDVNFNLEAGAMLTILGQNGAGKSTLLNLISGTLEPLRGKISIDGKDMASLGAKGRAEIIGYVSQSEVCEYDYSVFEYVLMGRTAHIGIFSQPSENDYKLAQRYMKMLEIWHLKDKIITRLSGGQRQMASIARALCSEPKIVIFDEPTSALDFANQYKFLRATKELLKNGYTVVLATHNPDFALLLGGYVALVKGGGEVAYGKAEQIIKSEILSKLYDLKLDVSYNERVGRVCCLTYPF encoded by the coding sequence ATGGTTAAGATCGAGAGCTTAGACTTCGGCTACGTAAAATCCGCCCCTCTAACGCTGCGCGACGTAAATTTCAACCTCGAAGCGGGCGCGATGCTGACGATTTTGGGGCAAAACGGCGCAGGCAAATCGACGCTTTTAAATTTAATCAGCGGCACGCTTGAGCCTCTGCGCGGTAAAATTTCAATTGACGGCAAGGATATGGCGAGCCTTGGCGCCAAAGGGCGCGCCGAGATCATCGGCTACGTCTCGCAAAGCGAGGTCTGCGAGTACGACTATAGCGTCTTTGAGTATGTCCTGATGGGGCGCACGGCGCATATCGGGATCTTTTCGCAGCCGAGCGAAAACGACTACAAGCTTGCGCAGCGCTACATGAAAATGCTTGAAATTTGGCACCTAAAAGACAAGATCATCACGCGCCTAAGCGGCGGTCAGAGACAGATGGCGTCCATCGCTCGCGCCCTTTGCAGCGAGCCTAAGATCGTGATCTTCGACGAGCCCACCTCGGCGTTAGACTTTGCCAACCAATACAAATTCCTCCGCGCCACGAAGGAGCTTTTAAAAAACGGCTACACCGTCGTTTTAGCCACGCACAATCCGGACTTCGCGCTGCTTTTGGGCGGATACGTCGCGCTCGTAAAAGGCGGCGGCGAGGTCGCATACGGCAAGGCGGAGCAGATCATAAAAAGCGAAATTTTAAGCAAGCTATACGATCTGAAGCTCGACGTCAGCTACAACGAAAGGGTCGGTCGCGTCTGCTGCTTGACGTATCCATTCTAG
- a CDS encoding nitrous oxide reductase family maturation protein NosD produces the protein MRLLLLAFSLALSLSASELQDAIDSAKAGDIIELAAGEYHGNILIDKPLTIDGLDRSAVIIGDRNGTVIRVRSPHVIIKNLTIQNGGFEHLSEDAGINVSDVNSVIIKNNLIKDVLYGVVLSKANDVTIEGNEISSNTYRTSFKGDGIKLWYSNANKILNNDVHNVRDTVFYFSNGNLVAGNKGRSCRYSLHFMNSGHNVVEDNYYDGNSVGLFFMFSSDNIARRNVVRNADGAYGVGIGMKDSSNFRVTDNKVIYNARGFYLDQSPYQPGSLNVFENNDIEYNSIGVQFHATQLKSIFKDNKFKGNMEIVLNDTPQSKLLENEWSGNYFDDYDGFDRDGDGYGDVSYAAYAYADRLWAYKPNVRFFYGSSGIALLNFISKLAPFSEPELLLKDPKPRMKQ, from the coding sequence ATGAGGCTTTTGCTTCTAGCATTCTCGCTCGCGCTAAGCTTAAGCGCGAGCGAGCTTCAAGACGCGATCGATAGCGCAAAAGCGGGCGATATTATCGAACTAGCCGCGGGCGAGTACCACGGCAATATTTTAATCGATAAACCCCTTACTATCGACGGACTAGACCGCTCCGCCGTGATCATAGGCGATCGCAACGGAACGGTCATCCGCGTCCGCTCTCCGCATGTTATAATCAAGAATTTAACAATCCAAAATGGAGGTTTCGAGCATCTTAGCGAGGATGCGGGCATCAATGTAAGCGACGTAAACAGCGTAATCATAAAAAATAATCTCATCAAAGACGTGCTCTACGGCGTCGTGCTAAGCAAGGCAAACGACGTAACTATCGAGGGCAACGAAATTTCAAGCAATACCTACCGCACGAGTTTCAAAGGCGACGGCATCAAGCTTTGGTATTCCAACGCCAATAAAATTTTAAATAACGACGTCCATAACGTCCGCGACACCGTTTTTTACTTCTCAAACGGCAATCTCGTCGCAGGCAATAAAGGCCGCAGCTGTCGCTATTCTCTGCACTTTATGAACTCCGGGCATAACGTCGTGGAGGATAACTACTACGACGGCAATAGCGTGGGATTATTTTTTATGTTTTCAAGCGATAATATCGCCAGACGCAACGTCGTGCGCAACGCAGACGGCGCTTACGGCGTAGGCATCGGTATGAAGGATAGCTCAAATTTCAGGGTTACGGATAATAAAGTCATCTACAACGCCCGCGGATTTTATCTGGATCAATCCCCCTATCAACCGGGCTCACTTAACGTTTTTGAAAACAACGATATTGAATACAACAGTATCGGCGTGCAATTCCACGCCACGCAGCTAAAAAGCATCTTTAAAGACAACAAATTTAAAGGCAATATGGAGATTGTGCTAAACGATACGCCCCAATCCAAGCTTTTAGAAAACGAATGGAGTGGCAACTACTTCGACGATTACGACGGATTTGACCGCGACGGCGACGGTTACGGCGATGTGAGTTATGCGGCATATGCCTATGCGGATAGGCTTTGGGCGTATAAACCGAATGTGCGGTTTTTTTACGGCTCCAGCGGGATCGCGCTTTTAAATTTCATTTCCAAGCTCGCTCCGTTTTCAGAGCCTGAGCTACTGCTAAAAGATCCAAAACCTAGGATGAAGCAATGA
- a CDS encoding iron ABC transporter permease, whose product MKNFKFMLVLLILATVATIAISLCIGRFGLSITEVLKALSGGEVAQNVHNVVMQVRLPRIIAAVLVGAALGISGTAYQGVFKNQLVSPDLLGVSAGACVGAAIAILLDLNILLIQLFAFVFGLAAVCITLLITRALRSSTTIMLVLAGIIVSGLMGALIGFLKFMADPETKLADIVYWQLGSLAKVDPSVLAMIAPVMGVCIAILVLMSYRINVLSMGDATASKLGVNVVLERGIIIVCATLLTASSVCISGIVAWVGLLMPHLTRMIVGVSNTKAIPASIFLSAIFVLIVDDVARSINQSEIPLGVLTGFIGTLFFIFILLKNKRKLNG is encoded by the coding sequence ATGAAAAATTTTAAATTTATGCTCGTGCTGCTGATACTGGCGACGGTTGCGACGATTGCGATATCGCTTTGTATAGGGCGCTTCGGCCTAAGCATCACCGAGGTGCTAAAGGCGCTTAGCGGCGGCGAGGTAGCGCAAAACGTCCATAACGTCGTCATGCAGGTGCGCCTGCCGCGCATCATCGCCGCGGTGCTCGTGGGCGCGGCGCTGGGCATCAGCGGCACGGCGTATCAGGGCGTCTTTAAAAACCAGCTCGTCTCGCCCGATCTTTTGGGCGTCAGCGCCGGGGCTTGCGTGGGCGCGGCGATCGCGATCCTGCTTGATCTAAACATCCTTTTGATCCAGCTTTTCGCCTTTGTTTTCGGGCTCGCGGCAGTCTGCATTACGCTTCTGATTACGCGCGCGCTGCGTTCCAGCACCACCATAATGCTCGTGCTTGCGGGCATCATCGTAAGCGGTCTGATGGGCGCGCTGATCGGATTTTTAAAATTTATGGCGGATCCCGAGACGAAGCTTGCAGACATCGTGTATTGGCAGCTAGGAAGCCTCGCGAAGGTCGATCCTAGCGTGCTAGCGATGATAGCGCCGGTGATGGGGGTTTGTATCGCTATCTTGGTGCTGATGAGCTACCGAATAAACGTCCTATCTATGGGCGATGCGACCGCGTCGAAGCTCGGCGTAAACGTCGTGCTGGAGCGGGGCATCATCATCGTCTGCGCGACGCTGCTAACCGCAAGCAGCGTGTGTATCAGCGGCATAGTCGCGTGGGTTGGGCTTTTGATGCCGCATCTAACGCGCATGATCGTGGGCGTAAGCAACACCAAGGCGATCCCCGCGAGCATATTTTTAAGCGCGATCTTCGTGCTCATCGTAGACGACGTAGCGCGCAGCATAAATCAAAGCGAGATCCCGCTGGGGGTGCTTACGGGCTTCATCGGCACGCTATTTTTTATATTCATCCTGCTTAAAAACAAAAGGAAGCTAAATGGTTAA
- a CDS encoding ABC transporter ATP-binding protein, with translation MIEIKNVSKKFADQFVLKDINLNITDGEQVLFVGQNGAGKSSLMRTILGEYIPTSGSVAIDGFDSFKQRSHALRSISFVPQTPPPLKLSLNELIYFAERTADASRVDIVKFCDEMELDLSSNLNKPFHKLSGGMKQKFLIALAFGRASKAMIFDEPTANLDPSAREHFKTLLRKYAKDKSLIFISHRLEEVGGLVKRMISMDLGRIVDDKNV, from the coding sequence ATGATAGAGATTAAAAACGTAAGCAAGAAATTCGCAGATCAATTCGTTTTAAAAGATATCAATCTAAATATCACGGATGGCGAGCAAGTGCTTTTTGTCGGACAAAACGGCGCTGGCAAAAGCTCGCTGATGCGGACGATTTTAGGCGAATACATACCCACAAGCGGCAGCGTAGCTATCGACGGATTTGATTCGTTTAAGCAGCGTAGCCATGCTCTACGCAGTATCAGCTTCGTACCGCAAACCCCGCCGCCGCTTAAGCTGAGTCTAAATGAGCTCATCTACTTCGCCGAGCGCACGGCTGACGCGAGCAGGGTAGACATCGTAAAATTTTGCGACGAAATGGAGCTTGATCTGAGTTCAAATTTAAACAAACCCTTTCATAAGCTATCCGGCGGTATGAAGCAGAAATTTTTAATCGCGCTAGCCTTCGGCAGGGCTAGCAAGGCGATGATTTTCGACGAGCCGACAGCCAATCTCGATCCGAGCGCGCGCGAGCATTTTAAGACGCTTTTGCGCAAGTATGCAAAAGATAAGAGCTTGATCTTTATCTCGCATAGGCTCGAGGAGGTGGGAGGGCTGGTAAAAAGAATGATTTCAATGGATCTAGGGAGGATCGTAGATGATAAAAATGTTTAA
- a CDS encoding cytochrome C, which yields MKPGKILALILGVALIALMIFMASSDDSNAPQQEVKPQAQAKPAPQSKSVDLIDDKDVKNIKILQQSVKERDFKVSSSYLVSCAPCHGDDGRGKIAPPIGGKSKDQILASLKDYKAGKIKNSLMSGLLTNVSDESLDKLADEISKFKE from the coding sequence ATGAAACCGGGCAAAATTTTAGCTTTGATTTTAGGCGTCGCGCTGATCGCGTTGATGATCTTTATGGCTAGTTCGGACGATTCTAACGCGCCACAGCAGGAAGTCAAGCCGCAAGCGCAAGCAAAGCCCGCGCCGCAGAGCAAAAGCGTCGATCTCATCGACGATAAGGACGTAAAAAATATTAAAATTTTGCAGCAGAGCGTCAAGGAGCGCGATTTTAAGGTTAGTAGCTCCTATCTAGTAAGCTGCGCGCCCTGCCACGGCGATGACGGACGCGGCAAGATCGCTCCGCCGATCGGAGGCAAGAGCAAGGATCAAATTTTAGCAAGCCTTAAAGATTATAAAGCGGGCAAGATCAAAAACAGCCTGATGAGCGGACTACTGACCAACGTAAGCGACGAGAGCCTAGATAAGCTCGCAGATGAAATTTCAAAATTTAAAGAGTAG
- a CDS encoding ABC transporter permease subunit, with product MKNLLTIAALDIKESFRSRWFLLYLLIFSGLVAAFFITGVTDSRVLGFSGLSRLLLLFIQICIIILPVFVLVTTSKAILADRDLNILEYLLSFPISQAQYYYGKALGRLFGVFVPIFLSLLLAIVWGAIKGTGIPWAICLLYTGLLFSLCAAFLGIAFLICAVSKSQEMGLGLAFFVWLFCLAFLDLVLIGLLAKTGVNENLIFAIALANPMEDFRIAAISLFDPDLAVIGTTAYFILDHFGRGLFIAFSLLYPIALGAASLVLGYFIFRSKDLA from the coding sequence ATGAAAAATTTACTCACCATCGCCGCTTTGGATATCAAAGAATCCTTCCGTTCGCGCTGGTTTTTGCTCTATCTGCTGATCTTTAGCGGGCTCGTGGCGGCGTTTTTCATCACGGGAGTGACCGACTCGCGTGTGCTTGGCTTTAGCGGGCTTTCGCGACTGCTGCTGCTATTTATTCAGATCTGCATCATCATCCTGCCCGTCTTCGTGCTCGTAACCACCAGCAAGGCGATCCTAGCCGACCGCGACCTAAATATCCTCGAATACTTGCTAAGCTTCCCGATCTCGCAGGCGCAGTATTACTACGGCAAGGCGCTAGGAAGGCTATTTGGAGTGTTCGTGCCGATATTTTTGTCGCTGCTTTTAGCGATCGTTTGGGGCGCGATCAAAGGCACGGGCATTCCGTGGGCGATCTGCCTGCTTTATACGGGGCTGCTTTTTAGCTTATGCGCGGCGTTTTTAGGGATCGCGTTTTTGATCTGCGCCGTCTCAAAAAGCCAAGAAATGGGGCTTGGGCTCGCATTTTTCGTCTGGCTTTTCTGCCTTGCGTTTTTGGATCTCGTGCTGATCGGACTGCTCGCAAAAACGGGAGTGAACGAAAATTTGATCTTTGCGATCGCTCTAGCAAACCCGATGGAGGACTTCCGAATCGCCGCTATTAGCCTATTTGATCCCGATCTTGCGGTCATCGGCACGACGGCGTATTTTATCCTAGATCACTTCGGGCGCGGGCTTTTCATCGCTTTTTCGCTGCTCTATCCGATCGCGCTGGGCGCAGCGAGCCTCGTTTTGGGCTATTTTATCTTTAGATCGAAGGATTTGGCATGA